AGTTGGCATGACATGAGTGAGAGCTTGCTTTAAATTGAGCTCATCACAGACATTAAATCTTGCAGAATGCAGAGCTCAGTATGGACAGCGCTCTCCACCCCCATCAGCTGCTAGCTTTTGGGTGTGCCAAAGCAAATATTTTGCACAGGTGAATAATGGCACATATCcaaattcatttttccttttaactAAATTCTTCCTacaacacttttttttttttcttcttcaaataaCCTTTTTCTTCCAGATCTCATTCGGCAAACCATAGCTACCATTTCTATAATGAAGGAAGGAAACAGATAACTATAACATTTGTGAGTTTTATATACTCTCTTCTCTTCATTAAAGAACCAACAGAAACAGATGTCCTTCTAATAGCCGAACCAAATTGAAAAGTGTAAAGCCAAAACTAAGAGTCAAATAACAAATAGGAAAGACAAAGAGTAAATCTAAACAAAGCAAGGAAACAAAATCAAGTTCTGTTGTCATCTCTGGGCGGACTATGATGTGAAGGACATCTCATTGGAAGAATTTGAATATGGCATCTCATCAGCGGCAAAGCCAGGAGATAAGATATCCTCAGTATGTAGTTTGGGCGCTACAGCCAGATAAAGAAgcaatacaaaaacaaatgagTAGTTTGGGAGGCCCAGTGGTCATTGTATCTAGCTTTCTGTGTCTGTTTGTTCTCTTAGCTCTCATCAAGGCCTCACAAAGTATGGTGGACTCCGAGGCATATACAGAATCTGATGGCTTTGCAGGGAATCAAAGGGCCTTCTTACAGACTTATCCATGGAAACACCAAAGAAATCTTCAACATGAAAATGGAAACTATGGGCAGTCCCCGAAATTTATCAGATGACGTGTTATCTGCAGTTCAACCTCATATTCGCTCATGGACCAAGATATATGGTATTTACAAGCTCTTCATTAACTATGGCTTCTAAATCTTAGTTGCAAAAcaaatttggtcattttttaTGCAATTACAGGGAAGAATTATCTTCAGTGGCCTGGTTCTCAAGCTCAGTTGGTCTTAATGGAACCCGAGTTGTGCAAAGAGATACTAAGTAACAAAGATGGAGCTTATCCGAAAAGAGAGCCCGAAGGCTATGTCAAGAAGCTAGTAGGAGATAGTATGGGGACAACAAACCAAGCTGACAAATGGTCAAAAGTGAGAAAGCTGGCCAACCATGCCTTTCATGGAGAGAGCTTAAAAGTAAGTTCATACAGTTACTGTTAACTATTTCGAAGAGTTCTATAATATGAACGGGAAACtaagaaaatatcataaattGAAGGTAAATTTTCTAACAGCAAGATGGTATTGTTTTATTAGAGTATGATCCCGGCAATGATAGCTAGTGCTGAGACAATGCTAGATGGGTGGAAAAATCATGAAGGAAAAGAGATTGAGGTTTATGAACAATTTAGGTTGTTCACTTAAGAAGTGATTTCTAGGACAGCATTTAGCAGCAGCTACTTAGAAGGGAAGAGTTTTTTTGACAATTTGATGAAGTTATCCTTCTTATTAGTCAAAAAATTCTTTCAAAGTCAGATTTCCCGGCATCAGGTATCTTGCTTTTAACTGAATTAATCTCAAATTGGGGAATAATCATATGAACCAtcaattgaccaaaaaaaaaatcatatgaaCCACATCATCTTTATCTATGTTCATTCCAACTTGAAAGAAGGTTCTGAATAATAGATCTTTCTTAATTAGTTGTTGAATCGCTCTTTGATTGATCAAAGTATGAAATTATGAACCCTCATTACTGATGGAATACAACTTATCTGTAGACCAATCAGATGACTATTTCCATTGGCTAGAGTCCAGTACTTGATTACTTAGGAGTAGTGCGAGATGCAAGTCTCATGCCCGGTTTTGAATGAGAGAAAGAAGTAAGGAATCCTCTTTTCGACTCTGAATCTCCCACTCCAGTTGTACTAGATATTTTCAAATCATGTAATATCCAGCTATACATTCCGTACCTTGCTAAAGAAGTAAAGAAACAATCCATGTTAGCAACTACACATTGCCTAACCAATTCCCTCTCAATATGTTCCTAAAAAAATCCTATTTATTCCTGCATGTGTTTCCTTCCACTAACAATCAAATTGATCTCAGTATAGCTACCACATATGAAATTGATCACatgttcaatttaattttgtatagTTGAACTCAGCTACTTCTGAGGCATTAGGCTAGTTGTGCAGAGAactaatcttctttttttctttttccccatCTTCCAATCTGCTGTACAACAGATAAAACTATTCTCAATTCTTTGGAAATAATTCGTCTGCTGTCACTTCTTATGCATAATCTCATTCCATATTGCAGTAAGATTTTTAAATCCAGTGATGACATAGAATCAGAGAAGCTTGACAAAGCAATGCACGACTTCATCATAGCGATTGttaagaaaagagaaaaggctACAACGACtggagaagaaaacaaatttgggAATGATTATCTTGGATTACTTTTGAAGGCTCACCTTGATACCAATGATTTGGTTGATGAATGCAAGGCGTTTTACTTTGCTGGACAAGAAACCAGTAATGGTTTGCTTGCTTGGATTATCTTTCTTCTGGCACTTCATACAGATTGGCAAGAGGAAGCAAGAAAGGAGGTCCTACAATTATTTGGCAAACAAAATCCAACACACGATGACATTTCCAAGCTGAAGACAGTAAGAAATTCATGAACTCTACCTATTTCTTTTCTAAGTGGCAGAAATGTTTTGAATAGAGTTTGgaattttctgttcttttcaAATCAATTGTCCATTTTCATGCAGATGAGCATGATCATCAATGAGTCTCTGAGGTTATACCCTTCTGTTCTTTCCATTGATAGGAAAGTTACAAGGGAAGTTAAACTGGGAAGGCTCATTGTTCCTGCTAATGTTGAATTGCTCATCTCATGTCTAGCACTTCACCATGAGCCTGAGTTCTGGGGGGAAGACGTGCACCTTTTTAAACCACATCGATTCTCGGAAGGTGTTGCTAAAGCTACAAATAATAACATAGCCGCATTCTTACCCTTTGGAATGGGACCTCGAACTTGCGTTGGTTTCAACTTTGCAACCATTGAAGCAAAGATTGCTCTGTCAATGATTCTACAACGCTACCAGTTCACCCTTTCCCCTGGTTATGTCCATTCACCCGTTGATTATCTAACAATTCGTCCACAACATGGAGTTCAAGTGATGCTACACAAACTGTAACCTGCAAAGACGAGAACTGAGAATAGATCAGGCACTTGGTGTACGGAAACATTGAAGCCAGTGGATGTGGTACCCTAGTATAAAAGAGTGCAACTGATTTACAGATTGTCAAAGTAGTAATACACATGTAAGAGAATGGTTCGTCTTAGCAAAGACAAAAGCCTTAACATGTGAAAGAATAAATAAGCTTTCAAGCCCATCAGGGATGTAATTGGTTATAGCCAGGTTTGAAGTTTCAATAAAGACTCATGATTGTTCTTATGCTTTCAAGCCCGTCTGGCCCTTACTGTGCCCAAATTGTTGTGAAATTTGTCTTGTTTTTGCACAGTTTTCTACCCCCTTTTGatttgcttttctttgtttccttcatcattttgtttttactaCATGTTGGATTGTTCTTCCAACTATCATTCCGCAAGCTACAACTACCATTCCTATACTTATCAATCACCATTTTCCATTTGTTTTATCTAAAGTAATAACAGTTGTTAGTTGTTTGTACTCCCTCTTCAATGCCTTCAATAAACAACCCCCCGAAACATATGTTCTACTTATAATACTCaaaccaaattgaaaactaaCAGGCGGACTACGTACTACGATGAGTAAGTTAGATAAGACCAATTGATGTTAAGAGGAAGGTACGTAGACAAATACGATATAATATATGATACCAAAAGTCTAGGAGGACATAATAAAACATTACATGAGGGGAGGATACTATGTTGCCAAAAACAAAGACCCAATTAGCTAGGTATGAAAACGTACACCAAGAAGTCTGAATGGGGCCCAAAGGTGGCAACTTCTTCACCACATGCATCCACCCTGATTCATTCATTGTTTTGAATTCATGCTGTACAATATGTGACCTCACAGCAAGAGCAAGAAACTTGATAGCAGACTGTTGAAATGAGATATTAGATTTAGATAGAGCTAGAGAGGAAAAACTATACGAAAAAATATGAGTAGTTTGGGAGGCCTAGTGATCATTCTTTCAAGCTTTCTCTGTgtgtttcttcttctcttaGCTTTCCTCAACATCTTTTACAAACTATGGTGGGCTCCAACTCGCATACAGAAGCTGATGGCTTTGCAGGGAATCAAAGGCCCTTCCTACAGACCTATCCATGGAAACACCAAAGAAATCTTGAACATGAAAAGGGAAATTATTGGCAGGCCCATGAGTTTATCTCATGACATACTATCTGCAGTTCGACCTCATGTTCATTCGTGGACCAAGATATATGGTAACAAACCCTTTCATTAAcagtggtttttaaaaagtttttgtGGCTAAGAATCTTCGgtcatttttaatttaaatgcAATTGCAGGGATGAATTTTCTTCAGTGGTATGGCTCTCAAGCTCAGTTGGTCATTATGGAACCTGAGTTGTGCAAAGAGATACTGGATAACAAAGATGGAGCTTTTGCAAAAAGGAAGCCCCAAAGCTATGTCAAGAAACTTTTAGGAGATggtttcctactgcaaatagatttaggaaaaTGTCATGATTTAGGGGTCAAGCTATATCAACCAATGACAGCCAGAGAATCAACCAATggtttcctactgcaaataggaAGATCAAAATGACATTTtacctgatttcctactgcaaatagatttaggaatttattatttactttataCCAATGACAGCCAGAGAATTTCGGTTGATGATTTGGTTGATGAGTGCAAGACATTTTACTTTGCCGGACAAGAAACCACTAATAGTATGCTTGCATGGACTGTGTTTCTCCTGGCACTAAATACAGATTGGCAGGCGGAAGCAAGAAAGGAGGTCCTGCAATTATTTGGTAGGCAAAATCCAAATCCTGACGGCCTTTCCAAGTTAAAAACTGTAAGAAACTCAAGAACTCGACCTATTTGCTTTCGATTAATTATGTCTGCAAtcctgttttctttttaaatatccAATCATTTATGTTCATCACCATGCAGATGAGTATGATCATCAATGAGTCTTTAAGGTTATATCCTCCTGTTGTTTCCGTGGAGAGGAAGGTTAGAAGGGAAGTTAGACTGGGGAAGCTCATTGTTCCTGCTAATGTTGAATTGATAATCCCAATTCTAGCAATCCATCATGAGCCTGAATTTTGGGGAGAAGATGTGCAACTTTTCAAACCAGAGCGATTCGAGGAAGGGGTTGCTAAAGCTACTAACAATAACATAGCTGCATTCTTACCCTTTGGAATGGGACCCCGGACACGTGTGGGCTTCAACTTTGCGATCACAGAAGCAAAGATTGTTCTGTCAATGATTCTCCAACGCTACACCTTCACTCTTTCCCCTGCTTATGTTCACTCCCCGTATGAGTATCTCACAGTTCGTTCACAACATGGAGTTCAGGTTGCGCTGCACTCTCTTTGAACTGTCAAAAGTACCACCAGAATTGCCCATAATCTTGATCTTGTTTATAGTATATAGTATACCGGGCAAGATAGCTTAAATAATATACAGGGCAACCTCTGAGGCCCTGTTATGAGGTGGCACTAGCTCCccctttatctttttctttgtttttcgcTGCTTTGCTGCTTGTAATTACGCTTCTTGTAGAACCATCATTCAAACAAGCATCGATATTCAGGTAACAAAAGAACCATCAAGTCAATTGTACCAACAATACTtgtaggcctcatcatttggcccgcaGGTTCATGGGCCGATAGGGGCCCACTCTGCCAATCAAGAAATAGCCCGGCCCAATTCGCAATGGGCTTTGGGATGGCCCGGCCCGCTTTGGGCTGGGTTGGGCTTGGACTTGGACTTGGGTGTCTAAAGCCCGGCTTTGCCCaattaagcccaagaaagcccaGTCCAGCCAGCCCACAAAATCCAGGCccgtatacatatataattatgtataaataagggTTTATGattaggattatatcacttgAATCACAAATCCCCCTCTTTCAtttgtgtgcgtgtgtgtgtgtgtgttactTGTTTGAAACGTTGTGTTTGTTTCCACTGAATTCtgctcattttttttaattcatttttacATTTGGTCAGCGTtgtgttcttcaattttctgtgctgaatccaaccatataaataacacaaaatttgcataaaCAGTTGAAAAGTTATATGTCAAAAACTGGACAGATGTCGAAactaaaaaacaaaggaagttCATAAAACGTGATAAACTGGTGCTACCATGGTAATACAGTGGTGATAAAGGGATGATAGAAATTgttgtttgtgtttattttgggtttcttattttgtttcatttaatttacttttctttactcattcctagtttataattggatgattagcataTTAAtgtgtgtcaattattaatacaacaattatataaatcaAGAATAAGACGAACAACATATCATATCACCAAACATATTCATACCACCAAACATAATcataccaccaaatataatcatgcttttcttgaaccCATCACTAagtatttgcatatttattcataccatctttttttttaaaatttattttttcatacttattattttttaaattttttcttaaaacatCTTACGGTCTAATTATGATGCAACAGAGTGCCTCTTTTTGAGTGGCACATTGTTGAGCTTAGTCCGACCTGGCCCGATGGGCTTTTTCAAGCCTAGCCCATGAGTCAAGCTTggactttgaattttcttaaaaACCCCAACCCGACCCGGCCCGTTattttttatctcttctttgAAGCTCTGCCCGGCCCTacccaagcccattaaatttgggCCGGGCTTGACGAGCCCTAAATACTTGTGTCTACATGCAGCTtaacatgagagagagagagagagagagagagagagagagagagagagagagagagagagactttaCTTTAGTGACAACATGCACATGCTTCGGAAAGGATGTAAagttaaatttcaaattttcttcatcCTAAATATGATTACAATTTATAGCTATATCTTAAATTTAAGAGAGATAGGTCAGCCATTATTAGCAACACCGATTTTATCTTCAACTTAATCATCTATAAAACCCGATAATTGTGAAGTTTTATTACAAAAGACATCGGTGTTATTAATAATAAAGTTGTTTTTTACTTTGTTAATGTTTCTGATGTGAGAACACTATACATCAGAAATATCAAATTTATTCTGCTTGATCTTGAAATTACGGGACAGAGAGTTCTCAAAACTCGAAAGATAATAAAGAAATAGCAAATTGTTGTACAAGGAAGAAAAAACGAAAAGATCGTGACGAACGTTCGAATATGtcaattcaaatttaaaacctTTCCTTTCATTCTCTTTATTGTCATCACTCTTCTGCAccttgagttttcttttttggccttATTTAAATGAGCAGGTCCAGCTGCTAACCGTTGACACATCAGAGCTCAGAAAAATCATGAGTAGTTTCGTAGAAGAACCAGTCAGAAAAAGACTCAGTTTGTTTCTGGCTGGCTGcacaattttattatattacaTGTACGCTATTTTGGATATAATATACGATGCAGCTTAAAACACTCTACCATATATATATCGATAGAAATGATGggaaagatatatatatatatagggaatGTGGCCAGCCTGCTAGCAATATATATCTATTCTAATGGGATTAACCTATAAGAAATTCCAAATCCATGTATGACATGGGCAAATATTATAATCAATCAACCTTGCATTTGGCCAACGCCAACTGACGAGCATCAATATAATATCATGTCAAGTTTATAATCTATAATGTATGTCAACTATGGCAActactttttgtttgttgcatATCGtaacacacacatatacatcAATTCCTTATATTAAGAGatttcttcaaataattttatttgagggatgcTCTTTAGggtattttatgaattttgtttcCAACGAttcaaactatttattttttaagtctttaTTCATAGatcttctttgaaaaaaaaattagacaaatcgaaaaCCGTTTAGACATCTAACTGTGttctacaaaatcaattaacacggtgcttcaataaagtactaaaatttcaataatttaattgagtggcCAAATGATAtcaaattcaagtgattttttgcagAGATGATCTtcgaatgaatatctacaaaataaattatttgaattaatgaaatacaatgtATGGTATACTTTACAATGGTGTCTCTCATATaagcttttatatatatatatatatatatatatatatatgtatatatatatatatgaggtCAAAAATGGCATCTTGTTTGTTTCCAATAATTCATAATGCTCTTCAAAGGGATGAAAACATATGTCGATCCACAAATATATCTCGTTTTTAAGACGCTGATACTGATAATAGGGTCGAAGTAATTTCATGAAGTCTACAATTTGGACCCTCATTATTCTAATATAGTAGCTCTGACCTGACCGATTCTAATTATTAGAAATTATcgaaaagaacaaagaaacacTCGACAGTTGAAATTGAGTATAAATAGATACATCCACAAAGAGGAAAACATATcaatcaagaaaaagaaatgagtTGGTTATTAGGAGACTCGATGTTCACTGTTTCAagctgtgtgtgtgtgttccTTGTAATTCTCTTAGCTCTCATCAGGATCTTTCGTAAAGTATGGTGGGTTCCAAATCGCATACAGAAATTCATGGGTCTGCAAGGAATACATGGCCCTGCTTACAGACTTGTCCATGGAAGCACCAAAGAAATCATGAGCATGAAAAAGGAAGCTATGAGCAGGCCAAGAAACATGTCACATGACATATTCCCTACAGTTCAACCTCATACTCACCAATGGACCAAAATATATGGTACGTACTTCTTCATTAATTAACTTTGGTTTTTATAAATCTTTAATTAGTTCAAAGATAAATTTTAGTCGTTTTGTCGCAACAGGGAAGAATTTTCTTCAATGGCAAGGTACTCAACCTCAGTTGCTCATTGCGGAACCTGAGTTGAGCAAAGAGATACTAAACAACAAAGATAGGCTCTTTCGAAAACAGAAGTCCCAAGGCTATGTGAAGAAGCTATTTGGAGAAAGTATTTCCATGGCA
The window above is part of the Prunus dulcis chromosome 1, ALMONDv2, whole genome shotgun sequence genome. Proteins encoded here:
- the LOC117617276 gene encoding cytochrome P450 CYP749A22-like is translated as MSSLGGLVIILSSFLCVFLLLLAFLNIFYKLWWAPTRIQKLMALQGIKGPSYRPIHGNTKEILNMKREIIGRPMSLSHDILSAVRPHVHSWTKIYGMNFLQWYGSQAQLVIMEPELCKEILDNKDGAFAKRKPQSYVKKLLGDGFLLQIDLGKCHDLGEDQNDILPDFLLQIDLGIYYLLYTNDSQRISVDDLVDECKTFYFAGQETTNSMLAWTVFLLALNTDWQAEARKEVLQLFGRQNPNPDGLSKLKTMSMIINESLRLYPPVVSVERKVRREVRLGKLIVPANVELIIPILAIHHEPEFWGEDVQLFKPERFEEGVAKATNNNIAAFLPFGMGPRTRVGFNFAITEAKIVLSMILQRYTFTLSPAYVHSPYEYLTVRSQHGVQVALHSL